In a genomic window of Perognathus longimembris pacificus isolate PPM17 chromosome 21, ASM2315922v1, whole genome shotgun sequence:
- the Slc39a14 gene encoding metal cation symporter ZIP14 isoform X1, which translates to MKLLCPALPGCFLLALLTLWRPALQTQASSEAVPLVSTASFLEDLMQRCGENGSLTLPQLKKLLTRLGVGVGRENATQPEQGHRNLSTCFSSRDLFAAHNFSQESRIGKSEFQEFCPTILQQLDSRACASENQENEENEQTEEGKPSAIEVWGFGFLSVSLINLASLLGVLVLPCTEKAFFSRVLTYFIALSIGTLFSNALFQLIPEAFGLNIQKDYVSKSAVVFGGFYLFFFTEKILKMLLKPKNERHHGHNHFTSETLPSKKDQEEGVTEKLQNGDLDHMIPQHCDSELDGKAPGLDDKVIVGSLSVQDLQASQSACYWLKGVRYSDIGTLAWMITLSDGLHNFIDGLAIGASFTVSVFQGISTSVAILCEEFPHELGDFVILLNAGMSIQQALFFNFLSACCCYLGLAFGILAGSHFSANWIFALAGGMFLYISLADMFPEMNEVCQEDERKGSILIPFAIQNLGLLTGFTIMLVLTIYSGQIQIG; encoded by the exons ATGAAGCTTCTGTGTCCAGCCCttcctggctgcttcctgctggccttGCTTACCCTGTGGAGACCTGCTCTGCAGACTCAGGCCTCTTCTGAGGCAGTGCCCCTGGTCAGCACTGCCTCCTTCCTGGAGGACCTCATGCAGCGCTGTGGTGAGAATGGCAGCCTCACCCTACCGCAGCTGAAGAAACTACTCACCCGCCTGGGTGTGGGAGTAGGCCGGGAGAATGCcacccagcctgagcagggacaCAGGAACTTGTCAACG TGTTTCAGTTCTAGAGATCTCTTTGCTGCACACAATTTCAGCCAAGAGTCTCGGATCGGGAAGAGTGAGTTCCAGGAGTTCTGCCCCACCATTCTCCAGCAGCTGGATTCCCGGGCCTGTGCCTCTGAGAACCAAGAGAATGAGGAGAATGAGCAGACTGAAGAGGGCAAGCCGAGTGCCATTGAAG TGTGGGGCTTTGGTTTCCTCAGTGTTTCACTGATTAACCTGGCCTCTCTCCTGGGAGTTCTCGTCCTGCCGTGCACAGAGAAAGCGTTTTTCAGCCGTGTGCTCACTTATTTCATCGCCCTGTCCATTGGAACGCTGTTCTCTAACGCGCTCTTCCAGCTCATCCCAGAG GCTTTTGGTCTCAACATACAGAAAGATTATGTCTCCAAGTCTGCGGTAGTATTTGGGGGcttctaccttttctttttcacagAGAAGATCTTGAAGATGCTTCTTAAGCCGAAGAATGAG CGTCATCATGGACATAACCACTTCACGTCTGAAACGCTTCCTTCCAAGAAGGACCAGGAAGAGGGTGTGACGGAGAAACTGCAGAATGGAGATCTGGACCACATGATCCCTCAGCACTGCGACAGCGAGCTGGATGGCAAGGCCCCTGGCCTGGATGACAAAGTCATTGTAGGCTCGCTCTCTGTGCAG GATCTGCAGGCATCCCAGAGCGCCTGCTACTGGCTGAAAGGCGTTCGTTACTCTGACATTGGCACCCTGGCCTGGATGATCACGCTCAGCGATGGCCTCCACAATTTTATCGATGGCCTGGCCATCGGCGCCTCCTTCACCGTGTCGGTGTTTCAAGGCATCAGCACCTCAGTGGCCATTCTCTGTGAGGAGTTTCCACATGAGCTGG GAGACTTTGTCATCCTGCTCAACGCGGGCATGAGTATCCAGCAGGCTCTCTTCTTCAACTTCCTCTCTGCCTGCTGCTGCTATTTGGGTTTGGCCTTTGGCATCCTGGCCGGCAGCCACTTCTCTGCCAACTGGATTTTTGCACTGGCAGGAGGAATGTTCTTGTACATTTCCCTGGCTGATATG TTCCCTGAGATGAATGAGGTCTGCCAGGAGGACGAGAGGAAGGGCAGCATCCTGATCCCGTTTGCCATCCAGAACCTGGGCCTGCTCACGGGCTTCACCATCATGCTGGTCCTCACTATATATTCAGGACAAATCCAGATCGGGTAG
- the Slc39a14 gene encoding metal cation symporter ZIP14 isoform X2, translating into MKLLCPALPGCFLLALLTLWRPALQTQASSEAVPLVSTASFLEDLMQRCGENGSLTLPQLKKLLTRLGVGVGRENATQPEQGHRNLSTCFSSRDLFAAHNFSQESRIGKSEFQEFCPTILQQLDSRACASENQENEENEQTEEGKPSAIEVWGYGFLCVTVISLCSLMGASVVPFMKKTFYKRLLLYFIALAIGTLYSNALFQLIPEAFGLNIQKDYVSKSAVVFGGFYLFFFTEKILKMLLKPKNERHHGHNHFTSETLPSKKDQEEGVTEKLQNGDLDHMIPQHCDSELDGKAPGLDDKVIVGSLSVQDLQASQSACYWLKGVRYSDIGTLAWMITLSDGLHNFIDGLAIGASFTVSVFQGISTSVAILCEEFPHELGDFVILLNAGMSIQQALFFNFLSACCCYLGLAFGILAGSHFSANWIFALAGGMFLYISLADMFPEMNEVCQEDERKGSILIPFAIQNLGLLTGFTIMLVLTIYSGQIQIG; encoded by the exons ATGAAGCTTCTGTGTCCAGCCCttcctggctgcttcctgctggccttGCTTACCCTGTGGAGACCTGCTCTGCAGACTCAGGCCTCTTCTGAGGCAGTGCCCCTGGTCAGCACTGCCTCCTTCCTGGAGGACCTCATGCAGCGCTGTGGTGAGAATGGCAGCCTCACCCTACCGCAGCTGAAGAAACTACTCACCCGCCTGGGTGTGGGAGTAGGCCGGGAGAATGCcacccagcctgagcagggacaCAGGAACTTGTCAACG TGTTTCAGTTCTAGAGATCTCTTTGCTGCACACAATTTCAGCCAAGAGTCTCGGATCGGGAAGAGTGAGTTCCAGGAGTTCTGCCCCACCATTCTCCAGCAGCTGGATTCCCGGGCCTGTGCCTCTGAGAACCAAGAGAATGAGGAGAATGAGCAGACTGAAGAGGGCAAGCCGAGTGCCATTGAAG TGTGGGGATATGGTTTCCTCTGTGTTACCGTCATCTCCCTCTGCTCCCTCATGGGGGCCAGCGTGGTGCCCTTCATGAAGAAGACCTTTTACAAGAGGCTGCTGCTCTACTTCATAGCTCTGGCGATTGGAACCCTCTACTCCAACGCCCTCTTCCAGCTCATCCCCGAG GCTTTTGGTCTCAACATACAGAAAGATTATGTCTCCAAGTCTGCGGTAGTATTTGGGGGcttctaccttttctttttcacagAGAAGATCTTGAAGATGCTTCTTAAGCCGAAGAATGAG CGTCATCATGGACATAACCACTTCACGTCTGAAACGCTTCCTTCCAAGAAGGACCAGGAAGAGGGTGTGACGGAGAAACTGCAGAATGGAGATCTGGACCACATGATCCCTCAGCACTGCGACAGCGAGCTGGATGGCAAGGCCCCTGGCCTGGATGACAAAGTCATTGTAGGCTCGCTCTCTGTGCAG GATCTGCAGGCATCCCAGAGCGCCTGCTACTGGCTGAAAGGCGTTCGTTACTCTGACATTGGCACCCTGGCCTGGATGATCACGCTCAGCGATGGCCTCCACAATTTTATCGATGGCCTGGCCATCGGCGCCTCCTTCACCGTGTCGGTGTTTCAAGGCATCAGCACCTCAGTGGCCATTCTCTGTGAGGAGTTTCCACATGAGCTGG GAGACTTTGTCATCCTGCTCAACGCGGGCATGAGTATCCAGCAGGCTCTCTTCTTCAACTTCCTCTCTGCCTGCTGCTGCTATTTGGGTTTGGCCTTTGGCATCCTGGCCGGCAGCCACTTCTCTGCCAACTGGATTTTTGCACTGGCAGGAGGAATGTTCTTGTACATTTCCCTGGCTGATATG TTCCCTGAGATGAATGAGGTCTGCCAGGAGGACGAGAGGAAGGGCAGCATCCTGATCCCGTTTGCCATCCAGAACCTGGGCCTGCTCACGGGCTTCACCATCATGCTGGTCCTCACTATATATTCAGGACAAATCCAGATCGGGTAG